From Anaerohalosphaera lusitana, one genomic window encodes:
- a CDS encoding RNA polymerase sigma factor encodes MTTRKDEKLVLACKQGDRDAYGQLVERHYKRVFSVCMGLTGDVHDAEDIAQDAMVKAFTRIESLEDGGQFGSWVVRVARNLCIDFFRRRTRGREIVAEQAEGLKKSGADSEKNAVDLEGAIKMLPQENRLPLMLYYFENKSPKHIAKELGISDSGVYRRLRHARQELHAILTQEGESV; translated from the coding sequence TTGACAACAAGGAAGGACGAAAAACTGGTCCTTGCATGTAAGCAAGGCGACAGGGATGCGTACGGGCAGCTTGTGGAAAGGCACTATAAGAGGGTGTTTTCGGTCTGTATGGGGCTGACCGGGGATGTCCATGATGCAGAGGATATAGCACAGGATGCAATGGTAAAGGCGTTTACACGAATCGAGAGTCTGGAGGATGGTGGGCAGTTCGGCAGTTGGGTGGTTCGGGTTGCGCGGAATCTGTGTATCGACTTTTTCAGGCGGCGGACGCGTGGGCGTGAGATCGTGGCTGAACAGGCGGAAGGACTCAAGAAATCCGGGGCGGACAGTGAGAAAAACGCTGTCGATCTGGAAGGGGCGATCAAGATGCTGCCCCAGGAGAACCGGCTTCCTCTGATGCTTTATTATTTTGAGAACAAGAGTCCCAAGCATATCGCAAAAGAGTTGGGGATATCAGATTCGGGGGTTTATCGCAGGTTGAGGCATGCGAGGCAGGAGCTGCATGCGATACTCACGCAAGAGGGGGAAAGCGTATGA
- a CDS encoding YSC84-related protein: MRTFTKHLVLLVVSSMAICITGCATAPKSAESKDVLQAQAQEAIAAFKQKSPGIQRFLDESAGYAVLPKVVKGGFWLGGAYGKGIVYEGGSRIGYCDMTQATLGFTFGGEYFREIIFFRDSSDLQKFKTGEFTFSAQATAIAATSGAASKADYKDGYAVFVLADKGLMVDASIGGQKFDYLSEWQAQ; this comes from the coding sequence ATGAGGACATTTACAAAACATCTTGTGCTGCTGGTAGTTTCCTCAATGGCGATCTGTATTACAGGATGCGCCACAGCACCAAAGTCAGCCGAATCCAAAGACGTACTCCAGGCCCAGGCGCAGGAAGCCATCGCCGCATTCAAACAGAAATCCCCGGGAATACAGAGATTTCTCGACGAATCTGCCGGCTACGCGGTCCTGCCCAAGGTCGTAAAAGGAGGCTTCTGGCTCGGCGGCGCATACGGCAAGGGAATCGTTTACGAAGGCGGATCCCGCATCGGCTACTGCGACATGACACAGGCTACCCTCGGATTCACCTTCGGCGGCGAATACTTCCGCGAAATTATCTTCTTCAGGGACTCAAGCGACCTGCAGAAGTTTAAGACCGGCGAATTCACCTTCTCCGCCCAGGCCACAGCTATCGCAGCGACTTCAGGAGCCGCATCAAAGGCTGACTACAAGGATGGATACGCAGTATTCGTTCTGGCTGACAAGGGCCTGATGGTCGACGCATCCATAGGCGGTCAGAAATTCGACTACCTCTCCGAGTGGCAGGCCCAGTAA
- a CDS encoding mechanosensitive ion channel family protein, with the protein MIDALSSGESGTAFVVRVKNLIFGEESAVPHADVISAGAVLVGLFVLAVIAHFIAKKIFFKGVEKVVKRSAAKWDDALVNHKFFDRLAHLVPGIVIHATACGLFGEGSTLCTVLRNGAQVYLVLAGAFAFDAFLSAGLAIYKEFEVSRRVPIKGFIQIVKVLMYSLAAVFVLAILLSNNPAKIFAGMGAMTAVIILVFRDAILGFVAGIQLTANDLVRIGDWIEVSRYGADGDVVDITLTTVKVQNWDKTIVTVPAYSLISDSFRNWRGMSESGGRRMKRCIYIDMTTVKFCTPEMRERFKKFDYLGGYIERRQEEIEKYNAEHQIDNSVLVNGRRMTNIGVFRAYASEYLKNHPMVNQEMTMMVRQLEPTPHGLPVQIYAFCKDKRWVHYEGVQSDIFDHLLAVVGEFELRLFQEPSGADLNSEFIVRKAE; encoded by the coding sequence ATGATCGATGCGCTAAGTTCAGGGGAGTCAGGCACTGCTTTTGTAGTCAGGGTCAAGAACCTTATTTTCGGTGAAGAGTCCGCTGTTCCGCATGCTGATGTCATAAGTGCGGGGGCAGTGCTTGTAGGGCTGTTTGTCCTGGCTGTCATTGCGCATTTTATAGCTAAAAAAATCTTTTTCAAGGGTGTGGAGAAAGTAGTCAAACGCAGTGCGGCGAAGTGGGATGATGCGCTGGTGAATCACAAGTTTTTTGATCGGTTGGCGCATCTTGTGCCGGGCATTGTAATTCACGCGACGGCGTGCGGGCTCTTCGGTGAAGGAAGTACGCTTTGTACGGTTTTGAGGAACGGAGCGCAGGTGTATCTGGTGCTTGCGGGGGCGTTCGCGTTTGACGCTTTTTTGAGTGCGGGGCTGGCGATATACAAGGAGTTCGAGGTTTCGCGGCGTGTGCCGATCAAGGGGTTCATTCAGATCGTTAAGGTTTTGATGTATTCTCTGGCGGCTGTGTTTGTGCTCGCGATTCTGCTGTCTAACAATCCGGCCAAGATATTTGCCGGCATGGGTGCGATGACGGCGGTAATTATCCTGGTATTCAGGGATGCGATACTGGGATTTGTTGCGGGTATACAGTTGACGGCGAACGACCTGGTGCGTATCGGTGACTGGATCGAGGTGAGCAGGTATGGTGCAGACGGTGATGTGGTTGATATTACGCTTACAACGGTGAAGGTGCAGAACTGGGACAAGACGATCGTTACTGTGCCCGCTTATTCGCTTATCAGTGATTCGTTCAGGAACTGGCGGGGTATGAGCGAGTCGGGCGGCAGGCGGATGAAGAGATGTATTTATATCGACATGACGACGGTGAAGTTCTGCACGCCGGAGATGCGGGAGCGATTCAAAAAATTCGATTATCTGGGGGGCTACATCGAAAGGCGGCAGGAGGAGATCGAAAAATACAATGCTGAGCACCAGATCGACAATTCGGTGCTGGTAAACGGCCGACGGATGACGAATATCGGGGTGTTTCGGGCCTACGCTTCAGAATATCTGAAGAATCATCCTATGGTCAATCAGGAAATGACTATGATGGTAAGGCAGCTTGAGCCCACGCCGCACGGGCTTCCGGTGCAGATATACGCCTTCTGCAAGGATAAGCGATGGGTGCACTATGAGGGAGTGCAGTCGGACATTTTCGACCATCTGCTGGCGGTTGTCGGTGAGTTTGAGCTGCGTCTGTTCCAGGAGCCGAGCGGGGCGGATCTGAATTCGGAGTTTATTGTGCGCAAGGCCGAGTAA
- a CDS encoding M42 family metallopeptidase, protein MNKTSEKFLQQLLEAPSPSGFEQPAAKVFRDYVKKDVDQLITDAHGNTITVLNPKAKFKFMLAGHIDEIGLMVTHIDKDGYIYTAQVGGMDPALLIGQRVKILTEKGNVFGVIGRKAIHHMTPDERGKGVKMDNIWVDIGADSKEDAQKRVEIGDPMVIDVPYRRMTDDKIVSRAMDDKAGAFIVAEVMRRLAKKKKDLKISVIGVATVQEELGLRGAITSSYSVNPDAGIAIDVGFASDHPDTDKKKLGDLKLGEGPNLHRGANINPVLEKALLKTAKKHKIPYQITAEARATGTDANAIQLCRGGAAATLISIPNRYMHTPVEMISISDMDNIIKLIVAYITEHPANRDYRI, encoded by the coding sequence ATGAACAAGACTTCTGAAAAGTTCCTCCAGCAGCTCCTCGAGGCCCCCTCTCCGTCCGGCTTTGAACAACCCGCTGCAAAAGTATTCCGTGACTACGTCAAAAAGGACGTCGACCAGCTCATCACAGATGCCCACGGAAACACCATAACCGTACTCAACCCCAAGGCTAAATTCAAATTCATGCTCGCCGGCCACATCGATGAGATCGGCCTGATGGTCACTCACATCGACAAGGATGGCTATATCTACACCGCACAGGTTGGCGGTATGGACCCGGCCCTCCTCATCGGTCAGCGCGTAAAGATTCTCACCGAAAAAGGCAATGTCTTCGGCGTCATAGGACGAAAAGCCATCCACCACATGACCCCCGACGAACGCGGCAAAGGCGTTAAAATGGACAACATTTGGGTCGACATCGGCGCAGACTCCAAAGAAGACGCACAAAAACGCGTCGAGATCGGCGATCCCATGGTAATCGACGTACCTTACCGCCGCATGACCGACGACAAGATCGTCTCCCGCGCAATGGACGACAAAGCAGGCGCATTCATCGTCGCGGAAGTCATGCGCAGACTCGCCAAAAAGAAAAAGGACCTGAAGATCTCCGTCATCGGCGTCGCGACCGTACAGGAAGAGCTCGGCCTCCGCGGCGCGATAACCTCCTCCTACTCCGTCAACCCCGACGCAGGCATCGCCATCGACGTAGGCTTCGCATCCGACCATCCCGACACCGACAAGAAAAAGCTCGGCGATCTAAAACTCGGCGAAGGCCCCAACCTCCACCGCGGCGCAAACATCAACCCCGTCCTCGAAAAGGCCCTGCTCAAAACCGCCAAAAAGCACAAGATCCCCTACCAGATCACAGCAGAGGCTCGTGCAACAGGCACCGACGCTAACGCAATCCAGCTTTGTCGCGGCGGCGCAGCAGCAACCCTGATCAGCATCCCAAACCGCTATATGCACACACCCGTCGAAATGATCTCCATCTCCGACATGGACAACATCATCAAGCTGATCGTCGCCTATATCACCGAACACCCCGCAAACCGCGACTACAGAATATAG
- a CDS encoding glycosyltransferase family 9 protein, with product MKISKLLKSVRLYGAARWGADRFLSAGEFLKRWVYRSVCRRELREREVLEERPAVLVVMCAGGIGNVIEATPLVQALRIRWPKCRLTILTPYEDMFGEWCIVDEVCSDRAELAGRRFDYTFVPFWGWHGFPENEVGDGFERGEVFVSRPALGKWFLRNERDYNVDLARRLGYRGPAPWSYVNVRKPAVADELAEPWLCVLPGGKTDDRWRWKRWPNYAELIGVVRKEWQGCRVCVVGTEDDEVDERVFEDEMVVDLRGKLSLAESAWVLKHSAGVVGNDCGPMHMADAVGARAVAIFGPTCVVKNGGRGKNVVITAGEGCQPCQYGEELTECEAGECMRELGAERVFAMVRDVLGRYLQG from the coding sequence ATGAAGATATCAAAGCTGTTGAAATCTGTGAGGCTATATGGGGCCGCGAGGTGGGGTGCGGACCGGTTTCTTTCGGCCGGCGAGTTTTTGAAGCGGTGGGTTTACAGGTCCGTTTGCAGGCGTGAACTGCGAGAGAGGGAGGTGCTGGAGGAAAGGCCCGCGGTTCTGGTGGTCATGTGTGCGGGAGGGATAGGTAACGTTATCGAAGCGACGCCGTTGGTGCAGGCGCTGCGTATCCGGTGGCCGAAGTGCAGGCTGACGATATTGACGCCTTATGAGGATATGTTCGGTGAGTGGTGCATCGTGGATGAGGTTTGCAGTGATCGGGCGGAGCTGGCGGGCAGGCGGTTCGATTATACTTTCGTGCCTTTCTGGGGCTGGCACGGATTTCCGGAGAATGAGGTGGGGGATGGTTTTGAACGGGGTGAGGTTTTTGTTTCGCGGCCTGCGCTTGGTAAGTGGTTCCTGCGGAACGAGCGGGATTACAATGTCGATCTTGCCAGGCGGCTGGGGTATCGCGGGCCCGCGCCATGGTCGTATGTGAATGTGAGAAAGCCTGCGGTTGCGGATGAGTTGGCGGAGCCCTGGCTTTGCGTGCTGCCTGGCGGGAAGACGGATGACAGGTGGCGGTGGAAGAGGTGGCCGAATTATGCGGAGCTGATCGGGGTGGTGCGGAAGGAATGGCAGGGGTGCAGGGTTTGTGTGGTTGGGACGGAGGATGATGAGGTAGACGAGCGAGTTTTTGAGGATGAGATGGTGGTCGATCTACGCGGGAAGCTGAGTCTGGCTGAGTCGGCGTGGGTTTTGAAGCATTCTGCGGGGGTGGTTGGTAACGACTGCGGGCCGATGCATATGGCGGATGCGGTGGGGGCGCGGGCGGTTGCGATATTCGGGCCGACGTGCGTTGTGAAGAACGGCGGGCGGGGTAAGAACGTGGTGATAACGGCGGGTGAGGGTTGTCAGCCTTGTCAGTACGGCGAGGAGCTGACTGAATGCGAGGCGGGGGAGTGCATGCGGGAGCTGGGGGCGGAGAGGGTGTTTGCGATGGTGCGCGATGTGCTGGGGCGGTATCTACAGGGGTGA
- the aroF gene encoding 3-deoxy-7-phosphoheptulonate synthase produces the protein MIVVMKPGATKEQIQHVVDVVNDYGLKDHVIYGTDRTVIACLGDKRSVDKGAIENAPMVEKVVPILAPYKMASLEVKREKSIIEIGPERFPLGSNKVGIIAGPCAVESREQLMASARAVKKAGCIGLRGGAFKPRTSPYSFQGMGEEGLKLLAEAREETGLAVVTEVIGLEQVEVVAKYADVLQVGARNMQHYPLLEALGKVDKPVLLKRGMSARLDEFLLAAEYIISAGNGKVILCERGIRTFEEYVRNTLPLTAVAELNDKTHLPVIVDPSHGTGHAHLVPSMSTAAVAAGADGLIIECHPDPEHATSDGAQSITPASLDKLMKRLKRVAQAIDRDL, from the coding sequence ATGATCGTAGTAATGAAGCCCGGGGCGACGAAGGAGCAGATACAGCATGTGGTCGACGTGGTTAATGATTATGGATTGAAGGACCATGTTATTTACGGTACTGACAGGACGGTTATTGCGTGTCTTGGCGATAAGCGGTCGGTTGATAAGGGTGCGATCGAGAATGCGCCCATGGTAGAAAAAGTTGTTCCTATATTGGCGCCCTATAAAATGGCTTCACTTGAGGTTAAAAGAGAGAAATCGATCATCGAGATCGGTCCTGAGCGTTTTCCGCTGGGTTCGAACAAGGTTGGGATCATCGCGGGTCCTTGTGCGGTTGAGAGTCGCGAGCAGTTGATGGCATCGGCTCGGGCCGTGAAGAAGGCAGGGTGTATCGGCCTTCGAGGGGGAGCGTTCAAGCCGCGGACCAGTCCTTACAGTTTCCAGGGGATGGGCGAGGAAGGTCTCAAGCTGCTGGCTGAGGCTCGCGAGGAGACAGGGCTTGCAGTGGTGACGGAGGTTATCGGACTTGAGCAGGTTGAGGTGGTCGCGAAATATGCGGACGTTCTGCAGGTCGGGGCGAGGAACATGCAGCATTATCCGCTGCTGGAGGCGCTGGGCAAGGTGGACAAGCCGGTGCTGTTAAAGCGTGGTATGAGTGCTCGGCTGGATGAGTTTCTGCTTGCAGCGGAGTATATTATCAGCGCGGGTAATGGGAAGGTGATTCTTTGCGAGCGCGGTATAAGGACGTTCGAGGAGTATGTGCGGAACACGTTGCCTTTGACGGCGGTTGCGGAATTGAACGATAAGACGCATCTGCCTGTTATCGTGGATCCTTCGCACGGGACGGGGCACGCGCACCTTGTGCCTTCGATGAGTACAGCGGCGGTAGCGGCTGGGGCGGACGGGCTGATAATCGAATGTCATCCGGATCCTGAGCACGCTACTTCGGACGGGGCCCAGTCGATAACGCCTGCGTCACTGGATAAGCTTATGAAGAGGCTCAAGCGGGTTGCGCAGGCGATAGACCGTGATCTTTAA
- a CDS encoding metallophosphoesterase family protein gives MLITALSDIHGSLEALNSSKSLLSDLASSDLVLIAGDITNFQGKTQTAEVITAIRRHNPNIFAVPGNCDTAAVDEYLREQNINLHCQTRKHADFTLTGVGAHVPCSRNDQACSLEEKLQVCLDHIAEMSHAENNLIFVAHYPARHTAVDSIGDNHHGGSWNIRDFIEQAQPLLALSGHIHDAPGTDHIGRTTLVNPGSLRDGSYAQIRIEHERVRVHIGCIKKRWREHFGYGIT, from the coding sequence ATGCTTATTACAGCACTATCCGACATCCACGGCTCACTTGAAGCCCTAAATTCGAGCAAAAGTCTGCTCAGCGACCTGGCCTCATCCGACCTCGTCCTCATCGCTGGCGACATCACCAATTTCCAGGGCAAAACCCAGACCGCCGAGGTAATCACAGCCATCCGCCGCCACAATCCCAACATCTTCGCCGTCCCCGGCAACTGCGATACCGCCGCCGTAGACGAATACCTCCGTGAACAGAACATAAACCTGCACTGCCAGACCAGAAAACACGCCGACTTCACCCTCACCGGCGTCGGAGCCCACGTACCCTGCTCCCGCAATGACCAGGCCTGCAGCCTTGAAGAAAAACTGCAGGTCTGCCTCGATCACATCGCAGAAATGTCACATGCAGAAAATAATCTCATTTTCGTCGCCCACTACCCCGCCAGACACACCGCCGTCGACTCCATCGGAGACAACCACCACGGCGGAAGCTGGAACATCCGCGACTTCATCGAACAGGCCCAACCCCTCCTCGCCCTCTCGGGCCATATCCACGACGCACCCGGCACCGACCACATCGGCAGAACAACCCTCGTCAACCCCGGCTCACTCCGCGACGGATCATACGCTCAGATTAGAATTGAACACGAACGCGTCAGGGTCCATATAGGGTGCATCAAAAAAAGGTGGCGCGAACATTTTGGATATGGTATAACTTAG